One window from the genome of Flavobacterium agricola encodes:
- the mnmG gene encoding tRNA uridine-5-carboxymethylaminomethyl(34) synthesis enzyme MnmG: MSLFENQYDVIVVGAGHAGCEAAAAAANMGCSTLLVTMSLQNIAQMSCNPAVGGIAKGQIVREIDALGGYTGIVSDKTAIQFKMLNMSKGPAMWSPRVQSDRMMFSAEWRATLEQIPNLDFYQEMVSGIISDGKTIQGIRTSLGIEIKAKTVILTNGTFLNGLIHIGEKQFGGGRAGEGAAFGITEDLIKLGFESGRMKTGTPPRVDIRSLDLSKMEEQPGDVNPQKFSYLDITKPLTKQKSCFMTYTSPEVHDLLRTGFDRSPMFAGRIKSIGPRYCPSIEDKINRFADKDRHQIFVEPEGWNTVEVYVNGFSTSLPEEVQFKALRSVVGFENVKFLRAGYAIEYDYFPPTQLKHTLETKLVDGLYFAGQINGTTGYEEAAAQGIVAGINAALKVQEREEFILKRNEAYIGVLIDDLITKGTEEPYRMFTSRAEYRTLLRQDNADFRLTPMSHAVGLATDARLKRMEEKLSKSEAFVEFFKETSVKPTEGNPILEAKGSSLMTQTDRMYKVFSRPQIELEDMLKFEKVREYIQEHDLDEEMIQQAEIQVKYSGYIEKEKQNADKLTRLEDIRIPESFNYDNIKSLSFESKDKLKRIRPVTISQASRISGVSPADISILLVHMGR; this comes from the coding sequence ATGAGTTTATTTGAAAATCAATATGATGTTATTGTAGTTGGTGCAGGGCATGCCGGTTGTGAAGCTGCTGCTGCTGCTGCTAATATGGGATGTAGTACGTTATTGGTAACTATGTCTTTACAAAACATCGCGCAAATGTCGTGTAATCCTGCTGTTGGTGGTATTGCTAAAGGGCAAATTGTACGCGAAATTGATGCGCTTGGTGGTTATACAGGAATTGTTTCTGATAAAACCGCAATACAATTTAAAATGCTGAATATGTCTAAAGGTCCTGCTATGTGGTCACCACGTGTGCAATCGGATCGAATGATGTTTTCGGCTGAATGGCGTGCAACCTTAGAACAAATTCCGAATCTTGATTTTTATCAAGAAATGGTTTCGGGAATTATTTCTGACGGTAAAACCATTCAAGGAATTCGTACCAGCTTAGGAATTGAAATAAAAGCGAAAACGGTTATTTTAACAAACGGAACGTTTTTAAATGGTTTAATTCATATTGGTGAAAAACAATTTGGAGGAGGTAGAGCAGGAGAAGGTGCTGCATTTGGTATTACCGAAGATTTAATAAAATTAGGTTTTGAATCGGGCCGAATGAAAACCGGAACTCCGCCGCGTGTAGATATTCGTTCGTTAGATTTATCTAAAATGGAAGAACAACCTGGGGATGTTAACCCACAAAAATTTTCGTATTTAGATATTACTAAACCTTTAACTAAACAAAAAAGTTGCTTCATGACGTACACATCGCCAGAAGTACATGATTTGTTACGTACCGGATTTGATCGTTCGCCTATGTTTGCGGGTAGAATTAAATCAATCGGACCGCGTTATTGCCCTTCAATCGAAGATAAAATTAATCGATTTGCTGATAAAGATCGCCATCAAATTTTTGTTGAACCCGAAGGTTGGAATACGGTTGAAGTTTATGTAAACGGTTTTTCTACTTCGTTACCAGAAGAAGTGCAGTTTAAAGCTTTGCGATCGGTTGTTGGTTTTGAAAACGTAAAATTTTTACGTGCCGGATATGCTATTGAATACGATTATTTTCCGCCAACCCAATTAAAACATACGTTAGAAACCAAGTTGGTTGACGGTTTATATTTCGCTGGTCAAATTAACGGAACTACCGGTTATGAAGAAGCAGCAGCGCAAGGAATTGTTGCCGGTATAAACGCGGCATTAAAAGTTCAGGAAAGAGAAGAATTTATTTTAAAACGTAATGAAGCTTATATTGGAGTTTTAATTGACGATTTAATTACTAAAGGAACGGAAGAACCTTACCGTATGTTTACTTCTCGTGCTGAATATCGTACGTTGTTGCGCCAAGACAATGCCGATTTTAGATTAACGCCTATGTCGCATGCGGTTGGATTAGCAACGGATGCCCGTTTAAAACGCATGGAAGAAAAGTTATCTAAGTCAGAAGCTTTTGTTGAGTTTTTTAAAGAAACATCGGTTAAACCTACGGAAGGAAATCCTATTTTAGAAGCAAAAGGATCGAGCTTAATGACGCAAACCGATCGTATGTATAAAGTATTTTCTCGCCCACAAATTGAGTTAGAAGATATGTTGAAGTTCGAAAAAGTTCGCGAATATATTCAAGAACATGATTTAGATGAAGAAATGATTCAGCAAGCTGAAATTCAAGTTAAATATTCGGGCTACATAGAAAAAGAAAAACAGAATGCCGATAAGCTTACGCGCTTAGAAGATATTCGTATTCCAGAATCATTTAATTACGATAACATCAAATCGCTTTCGTTCGAATCAAAAGATAAATTAAAACGCATTCGTCCGGTAACTATTTCACAAGCTTCTCGAATTTCAGGAGTTTCACCGGCCGATATTTCTATATTATTAGTACATATGGGACGTTAA
- a CDS encoding class I SAM-dependent methyltransferase — MNFDSQNVFLEVEDYSVSHQKFKLLYNEEYDILKTDPQPNATDLPKYYESEDYISHTDGKRSLFEKLYQVVKTKNNSDKVKLITKTNAGAGRVLDIGCGTGDFLIAASSAGWKITGYEPNEKAKTLACNKNVELVDATEELADASFDVITMWHVLEHVADLNAQIAELYRLLKPGGKLVIAVPNFKSFDAKYYKQYWAAYDVPRHLWHFSKKSIRKIFEEQALFLTAVEPLTFDSYYVALLSEKYKTGSMNPLKAFWIGFRSNFSAMNTREYSSHIYLLKKDL, encoded by the coding sequence ATGAATTTTGATTCTCAAAATGTGTTTTTAGAGGTTGAAGATTATAGCGTTTCTCATCAAAAGTTTAAATTACTTTACAATGAAGAATACGATATTTTAAAAACAGATCCGCAACCCAATGCAACCGATTTACCTAAATATTACGAAAGCGAAGATTATATTTCGCATACCGATGGTAAACGCAGTTTGTTTGAAAAGTTGTATCAGGTTGTAAAAACCAAAAATAATTCTGACAAAGTAAAACTAATAACTAAAACCAATGCAGGAGCAGGGCGTGTTTTAGATATTGGTTGCGGAACGGGAGATTTTTTAATTGCTGCATCTTCTGCCGGATGGAAAATTACCGGTTACGAACCGAATGAAAAAGCTAAAACTTTAGCATGTAATAAAAATGTAGAATTGGTTGATGCAACTGAAGAATTAGCTGATGCAAGTTTTGACGTTATTACCATGTGGCACGTTTTAGAACACGTTGCAGATTTAAATGCACAAATAGCAGAATTGTATCGCTTGTTAAAACCCGGAGGTAAATTAGTTATTGCAGTACCAAACTTTAAATCTTTTGATGCAAAATATTACAAACAATATTGGGCAGCTTATGATGTACCTCGTCATTTATGGCATTTTTCTAAAAAAAGCATTCGTAAAATTTTTGAAGAGCAAGCCTTGTTTTTAACCGCGGTTGAACCTTTAACTTTTGATAGCTATTATGTAGCCTTATTGTCGGAAAAATATAAAACCGGAAGTATGAATCCGCTTAAAGCTTTTTGGATCGGATTTCGCTCTAATTTTAGTGCAATGAATACGCGCGAATATTCGTCGCACATTTACTTGCTAAAAAAAGACCTGTAA
- a CDS encoding OmpH family outer membrane protein, with the protein MKKIFVLAFAALSFVSCNKGSDASSYKQGYVDTAKLIENSDEAKAIEEKYKNKSEEIGKELRAEIEAFEREAKNFQANAQVKGMQWAQTEGQRLGQKEQELQIKQQSALQTLQQESGKDMQDLVAKMKEQISEYGKQNGYDFVLGTGDASTVLFAKSEYDLTEIVTKLINDKYKGPKAETKSDSTAVN; encoded by the coding sequence ATGAAAAAAATATTCGTATTAGCATTTGCTGCGCTTTCTTTTGTTTCTTGTAATAAAGGTTCAGACGCTTCTTCGTACAAACAAGGTTATGTAGATACAGCAAAACTTATTGAAAATAGTGATGAAGCTAAAGCTATTGAAGAAAAGTACAAAAACAAGTCTGAAGAAATAGGCAAGGAATTACGTGCTGAGATTGAAGCATTTGAAAGAGAAGCAAAAAACTTCCAAGCAAACGCTCAAGTTAAAGGTATGCAATGGGCTCAAACAGAAGGCCAACGTTTAGGTCAAAAAGAACAAGAATTACAAATTAAGCAACAATCGGCTTTACAAACTTTACAACAAGAAAGCGGTAAAGACATGCAAGATTTAGTTGCTAAAATGAAAGAACAAATTTCTGAATACGGAAAACAAAACGGATATGATTTTGTTTTAGGTACTGGTGATGCATCAACCGTATTATTTGCAAAAAGCGAATACGATTTAACAGAAATTGTTACCAAACTTATTAACGATAAGTACAAAGGTCCTAAAGCAGAAACTAAATCAGATTCTACAGCAGTAAACTAA
- a CDS encoding helix-turn-helix domain-containing protein, with translation MDQSQHLSDYVLKFINQTKQSLFLTGKAGTGKTTLLKKITETTHKNFVVVAPTGIAALNAKGVTIHSFFQLPFGAFIPDYSATQMLSDYVKVESRATLIRHFKMNGLKQTLVRNLDLLIIDEVSMLRADVLDAMDFMLQTVRKSAAPFGGVQVLFIGDLQQLPPVVRQEEWEVLKKYYKSAFFFHSKVISENPILYIELEKIYRQSDPTFINILNNLRNNIVTASDLAVLNEYVNPAFESHTTEGWITVTTHNAKADKINTEALNKLNNASFYYEAEIVEDFPDKIFPLDATLELKVGSQVMFIKNDLSADKLFYNGKMAIVTKLTANEIFVRFPEDSVTIEVEKYVWENIKYTVNPLTKDIDEEIIGTFSHYPIKLAWAITVHKSQGLTFDKAALDVSQVFAPGQAYVALSRLRSLKGLVLLSPMRMNGMTTDIEIMEFAKTKTPQQMLDNNLQAQTLQYLYVELRQKFDFLDLTKAWYNLKSSYVNETTASPKGKIQDWVSKQYLLIDALQDSAQKFGNQLAKLFTTHPVDLLFIQERCQKAFDYFFPFLDKMVDELLYEIAMVRRQKKAKLIFEELTAIEELLVKQVLDLKKTLHILQRYIDKQTIEKSSVETQDISEYKINKLVEIADRIRANSGELIESPTDLTYYESDAKKEKKEKKPTLDVTLELWRAKFTVKEIADERKLTQTTIYGHLAKLIQKRQILITEIISKAKIKKLEKLFESYDGESLTELKEICGDAFTYEDLRLYKATLDLDK, from the coding sequence ATGGATCAGAGTCAACATCTTTCGGATTATGTTTTAAAGTTTATTAACCAAACCAAGCAAAGCTTGTTCTTAACAGGTAAAGCAGGAACGGGTAAAACAACCTTATTAAAAAAAATTACCGAAACTACGCACAAAAATTTTGTGGTTGTTGCACCTACTGGTATTGCAGCTTTAAATGCAAAAGGCGTAACCATACATTCGTTTTTTCAGTTACCTTTTGGCGCATTTATACCCGATTATAGCGCAACGCAAATGTTGTCGGATTACGTAAAGGTAGAAAGCCGAGCTACGTTAATTCGTCATTTTAAAATGAATGGTTTAAAACAAACTTTGGTTCGTAACCTTGATTTGTTAATTATTGACGAAGTTAGTATGCTACGTGCCGACGTTTTAGATGCCATGGATTTTATGTTGCAAACGGTTCGTAAATCGGCCGCTCCGTTTGGTGGCGTTCAGGTGCTATTTATTGGCGATTTACAGCAATTACCACCCGTGGTAAGACAAGAAGAGTGGGAGGTGCTTAAAAAGTACTATAAATCGGCGTTTTTCTTTCATTCAAAAGTAATTTCAGAAAATCCGATTTTATATATCGAACTCGAAAAAATATACCGTCAATCCGATCCAACTTTCATCAACATCTTAAATAACTTACGCAACAATATTGTTACCGCGTCTGATTTGGCTGTTTTAAACGAATACGTAAACCCTGCTTTTGAGAGCCATACCACCGAAGGTTGGATAACCGTTACCACGCACAATGCTAAAGCGGATAAAATTAATACTGAAGCTTTAAACAAATTAAACAACGCAAGTTTTTATTACGAAGCCGAAATTGTTGAAGATTTTCCGGATAAAATTTTTCCGTTAGATGCAACTTTAGAACTTAAAGTGGGGTCGCAAGTTATGTTTATTAAAAACGATTTATCGGCCGATAAACTTTTTTACAACGGTAAAATGGCCATTGTAACGAAGTTAACAGCAAACGAAATTTTTGTACGTTTTCCAGAAGATAGCGTAACTATTGAAGTAGAAAAATATGTGTGGGAAAACATAAAATACACCGTAAATCCGCTAACAAAAGATATTGACGAAGAAATTATTGGCACCTTTAGCCATTATCCTATAAAATTAGCTTGGGCCATAACCGTGCACAAATCGCAAGGTTTAACTTTTGATAAAGCTGCGCTTGATGTAAGCCAGGTTTTTGCGCCCGGGCAAGCCTACGTAGCTTTATCGCGTTTGCGTAGCTTAAAAGGCTTGGTTTTGCTTTCTCCGATGCGAATGAATGGCATGACAACCGATATTGAAATTATGGAATTTGCTAAAACCAAAACCCCACAACAAATGTTAGATAATAACTTGCAAGCACAAACGCTGCAATATTTGTATGTAGAATTGCGCCAAAAGTTTGATTTTTTAGATTTAACCAAAGCGTGGTACAACTTAAAAAGTTCGTACGTTAACGAAACTACGGCATCCCCTAAAGGAAAAATTCAAGATTGGGTTTCTAAACAATATTTATTAATTGATGCCTTGCAAGATTCTGCCCAAAAATTTGGCAATCAATTAGCCAAATTGTTTACCACGCATCCGGTTGATTTGCTTTTTATTCAGGAACGTTGCCAAAAAGCGTTTGATTATTTTTTTCCGTTTCTAGATAAAATGGTAGACGAATTGTTGTACGAAATTGCTATGGTACGTCGTCAAAAAAAGGCCAAACTTATTTTTGAAGAATTAACTGCGATTGAAGAACTTTTGGTAAAACAGGTTTTAGATCTTAAAAAAACGCTGCATATTTTACAGCGCTATATTGACAAGCAAACGATAGAAAAAAGTTCGGTAGAAACGCAAGATATTAGCGAATACAAAATAAATAAGCTGGTTGAAATTGCCGATAGAATTCGTGCCAATAGCGGAGAATTAATTGAATCTCCGACCGATTTAACCTATTACGAATCGGACGCCAAAAAAGAAAAAAAGGAAAAGAAACCAACGCTTGATGTTACTTTAGAACTTTGGCGCGCTAAATTTACCGTGAAAGAAATTGCTGACGAACGTAAATTAACGCAAACCACCATTTATGGGCATTTGGCAAAATTGATTCAGAAACGCCAAATTTTAATTACCGAAATTATTTCGAAAGCGAAGATTAAAAAGCTCGAAAAACTTTTTGAAAGTTACGACGGCGAAAGCTTAACCGAATTAAAAGAAATTTGTGGCGATGCTTTTACGTATGAAGATTTACGTTTGTATAAAGCAACGCTGGATTTGGATAAATAA
- a CDS encoding DoxX family protein, whose product MNIYIFALAFCVFLNITYWISSYEKVFNYKATLGWMQPHFANSALKNCVPLALLLLIGFEVLTAVFSALGLFYLLLYKTPEFVVYANYLNLICLFLMLIAQRLAKDFDGARTIVIYLIPSLLALLYV is encoded by the coding sequence ATGAACATTTATATTTTTGCCTTGGCTTTTTGTGTTTTTTTAAACATTACGTACTGGATTTCGAGCTACGAAAAGGTTTTTAATTACAAAGCAACTTTAGGTTGGATGCAACCGCATTTTGCAAATTCGGCTTTAAAAAACTGCGTGCCTTTGGCTTTATTACTTTTAATTGGTTTTGAAGTTTTAACGGCTGTTTTTTCGGCTTTAGGTTTATTTTACTTGTTATTGTATAAAACTCCAGAATTTGTTGTTTATGCGAATTACCTAAACCTGATTTGCTTGTTTTTAATGCTTATTGCGCAGCGCTTAGCTAAAGATTTTGACGGCGCCCGGACCATTGTGATTTATTTAATTCCGAGCTTGCTCGCTTTATTATACGTATAA
- a CDS encoding DNA polymerase III subunit translates to MLFSEIIGQNEVKQLLTRSADQGRIPHAQLFIGAEGSGMLPAAIAYAQYILCNNTDAENQGGNAACNLKFEQFNHPDLHFIYPVNKTPKDEKHPTSATFISQWREFVMQTPYSNYNDWADFVGFKSQPIIGVDQTTEIFQKIALKSYEGGYKIMIIWCADRMNVETANKLLKLLEEPTDNTVFILITENESNLLQTIISRCQIVRFKPVAPENIIESLTNNFRLDKNMAVKLAHQSQGNYNWVLKKLSNQENEEQVFDALFVKWMRSAYGVVKRKDYTIELLNWAEEAAKMGKEQQKLFLHHTLEMVRQAFLLNYKVPDLIYMEPQVEKFDLKNFAPFVHHNNIFQFEKELTDAIYHLERNGNSNLIFTDLSLNLTRLLHTKP, encoded by the coding sequence ATGTTATTTTCTGAAATTATAGGACAAAACGAGGTTAAACAACTTTTAACCCGAAGTGCAGATCAAGGTCGAATTCCGCATGCGCAATTATTTATCGGAGCCGAAGGTTCGGGCATGTTACCTGCAGCCATTGCTTACGCACAATATATTTTGTGCAATAATACGGATGCCGAAAACCAGGGCGGTAATGCAGCGTGCAATTTAAAATTTGAGCAATTTAATCATCCGGATTTGCATTTTATTTATCCGGTAAACAAAACACCTAAAGACGAAAAACACCCAACATCGGCAACTTTTATATCGCAATGGCGCGAATTTGTTATGCAAACGCCGTATAGCAATTACAACGATTGGGCAGATTTTGTTGGTTTTAAATCGCAGCCCATTATTGGGGTTGATCAAACCACAGAAATTTTTCAGAAAATAGCTCTAAAATCGTACGAAGGCGGATATAAAATTATGATTATATGGTGCGCCGATAGAATGAATGTTGAAACGGCGAACAAGCTTTTAAAACTTTTAGAAGAACCTACCGATAACACCGTTTTTATATTAATTACCGAAAACGAATCTAACTTGTTGCAAACCATTATTTCGCGGTGTCAAATAGTACGTTTTAAACCGGTTGCTCCAGAAAATATTATTGAAAGCTTAACCAACAACTTTCGGTTAGACAAAAACATGGCTGTAAAGTTAGCGCATCAATCGCAAGGCAATTACAATTGGGTTTTAAAAAAGCTAAGCAATCAGGAAAACGAAGAACAAGTTTTTGATGCCTTATTTGTTAAATGGATGCGTTCTGCGTACGGCGTGGTAAAACGTAAAGATTATACCATAGAATTGCTTAATTGGGCCGAAGAAGCTGCTAAAATGGGCAAAGAACAACAAAAATTGTTTTTGCATCATACGTTAGAAATGGTTCGACAAGCTTTTTTATTAAATTATAAAGTTCCGGATTTAATTTATATGGAACCGCAAGTTGAAAAGTTTGATTTAAAAAACTTTGCTCCGTTTGTGCATCACAACAATATTTTTCAGTTTGAAAAAGAATTAACCGATGCGATTTATCATTTGGAACGCAACGGAAACTCGAACCTTATTTTTACCGATTTAAGCTTAAACTTAACCCGCTTATTACATACTAAACCTTAA